In Spirosoma sp. KUDC1026, the sequence CCAAACCCGACGTTCGCCCGGCGGTATCATTGCCCGATCTAACCGTTGTGTCGAAGGTGCGGGATGATTTTCAAATTGGGCTCCTCAGTGAAGCCAGCTACAGCGAAGCCGCTAAGCTGGCGGCCGACGAGTTCGTCGGAAAGAAATTCTCCTTCAGCAACGATCGCTACAGCATCACGATCACCGGCCTGGACATGTTCGGGCAGGATAATAATCTGATTATCAAGGCAGGTTTGAAAGGAACGGTTAACGGTGACATCTATCTGCGCGGTAAACCGTACTACGACGCCAAAGCCCAGACCATTTCGCTAAAGGACCTCAAATACGATATTGACACGAAAAACATTCTACAGCGGTCGGCAAGCTGGTTGTTGCAGGGAGCGTTTGCCAATACGTTGGAAAAACAGATGACAATTCCGGTTGGCTCGCAACTAGCTGATGTGCAGAAGCAACTTCAGGAACGCCTGAAAAACAACCAGCTCGCTAAGGGGGTCGTTATCAACGGACACATCGACGAAATCCGTCCGGACCAGGTATACCTGACCCCCACCGCCCTGCTGGCCGTAGTGAACGCCAGGGGACGTATCGATGTAAAAGTGGACGGGCTCCAGTAATTTTAGCTACCTTTGCGGTCCCAGACAACGCAGACTGGCTTATCGCGTCCGATTTATCGGGCGAGGAAAGTCCGGGCAGCACAGAGCACCTTACTTCCTAACGGGAAGGCGGACGGCTGGGAACGGCCGTTCGACAGACAGGGCAACAGAAAACATACCGCCATTTTTTTAATGGCGAATGAGCGAATGAGTGAATGAGTGAATAGCCATCCGGCGTAATAAAAGTATTCCGTCATTTCTATCATTCCGAATAAGGCGTAGTCATTCGGAACGATAAAAAAACTTGAACTACAGTGTATTAAATAAGCTTGCGCCAGCTATTCACTCATTCGCTCATTCACTCATTCACTCATTGAACTTGGTAAGGGCGAACCGGTGGGGTAAGAGCCCACCGCCCGGCGGGTGACCGACGGGGCACGGCAACCCTTAGGGGCTGAAAGACCAAATAAGCGTCGGACGCGCGGCTGCTCGTCGCCAGCGGTCTGCAAGGACCAACACCGACGCGGGTAGGTCGAACGAGGTGGTCGGTGACGGCCATCCCAGATAAATGATAAGCCAGCCAGCAATGGTGGACAGAACCCGGCTTATAGGTCTGAGTTGACTGGGACTTTTTATGGAAACAGGGATGAAGGGCATTCTCAGACGAGAATGCCCTTTTTCTATGTTAGCTGAGGTGAAATGCGTTGGTGTTCAGAAAAATAACGGTGCCCAAGTCGACGGCCCGGCTGGATTGGGGTGGTGAACATCTACGTGCGAATAGCTGCGATGGAGTAGGGCATAAGAAGCTGTTTTGAGTCTGTCATGCTGGTTGACGGTTCGTTTGCCAGCGTGCCTTGACGCTTTATTCAGGAAGAACCGTTGCCATACTTTACCGTACTAAACATGATATCCCCCGTTTTGCTGTCAGTAGTCAAAACTAGTTTACTGATGACGCATGGCTACAACAGAGACGAGCGCTTACTGGCAACTCTTCACCTATACCGAAAAAACGTCCCAGTGGGTTAGCGGGTTGCAGAAACAGCTCAAATAATCAACTGACCTGACCCCAAATACCGTAGCTGTGCGATCGTAAACGTACCGTCCGAATGAAGAGTAAAATGAATCGGCCTGAGTAACGGGATTGACAGCGTCAAGAAGGATCAGAGATGGAACGATATCGGCATGTTCCGTTGCCTCACTAAGCCAGGAAGTTTGCGGGTCCTTCCCTAAAATACTCTGTTATCATAATACCTATCGAGTTTGTAGAATACTAATTGTCAGCAGGTGTGACGGCCGCACAGTTGCTGATAGTATGCTGGGAAATCGATGGGCATAAGCCGAGTAAATAACCATTTAACCCGAAACAACGCATGTTTTTTCACGACAACAGACTACAGTACAAAGTGCGGGTCGACAAACCAAATCCGCAGTTTGCCAAGGCACTGCAACAAGCCATTGGCGGTGTTGAAGGAGAAATCCGGGTTTGCTTACAGTACCTGTTCCAGGGATGGAACTCGCGTGGGCCAGTACGGTATCGGGATATGCTGTTGAGCACAGGCACGGAAGAAATCGGCCATATCGAAATGCTGGCAACGGCTGTTGCGCTCAATCTGGAAGGTTCCTCAAGCAGTGTTATTGAAGATATCGTTGGGGGAGATTCGCTCATGGAGAAAATAGTGGGGGGTGGTGATCCACGTCATTTCCTGTCGGGAGGACTTGGTGCCCTGGCCGCTGATGCCAACGGCGTTCCCTTCAATGGCTCCTGGGTTGTTAGTTCGGGCAACATTGCCGCTGACATGTACGCCAACGTAATGGCTGAATCAACGGGACGGGTACTGGCTACACGCTTGTACGAGCTAACGGATGACGCTGGTATGAAGGATATGTTATCATTTCTGATTGCCCGTGATACCATGCACCAGCAGCAATGGCTGGCCGTGCTGGAAGAACTGGGACATGGCAGCAC encodes:
- a CDS encoding manganese catalase family protein: MFFHDNRLQYKVRVDKPNPQFAKALQQAIGGVEGEIRVCLQYLFQGWNSRGPVRYRDMLLSTGTEEIGHIEMLATAVALNLEGSSSSVIEDIVGGDSLMEKIVGGGDPRHFLSGGLGALAADANGVPFNGSWVVSSGNIAADMYANVMAESTGRVLATRLYELTDDAGMKDMLSFLIARDTMHQQQWLAVLEELGHGSTNGVLPIPNSFPQSNENQDFSYVFVNSDVTPDQRSEGQDRRWTHGPSLDGKGQFREEKAQPYGDEPMLAPPKPEGYAQVEQMQKANDPS